ttatttttggttcaccttatgatcctttgatcacgtttatgggggctggccattcggccatgcctggaccatcacttatgaattttcaacggtggagtttctacacaccatagattaaggtgtggagctctgctgtacctcgagttttaatgcaaagtactactatcttttattcaatttgacttattcttattcaaagatattcgctgcactttaacatgatgaatgtgatgatccatgacactcatcatcattcttacctatgaacgagtgattgacaaccacttctgttctaccttagaacgagcgggtatctcttggattccctaactagaatcttcatggtataagctagaaccctttggcggccactcttgaggattcggaaagtttaaaccttgtctatggtatttcgagttggattcagggattgaatggctgtgacgagcttcaaactcgcaattgttgggcgtgatgacaaacgcaaaagaatcaatagattctattccaacatgatcgagaaccgacaaatgattagtcgtgctgtgatattcactgagaggatgggatgtagccattgacaacagtgatgccctacatacagcttgccatggaaaggagtatgaaggattgaaagtaagaaagcagtatgttgcagagattcaacagggataaagcatctccatacacttatctgaaatttccgccaatgatttacataagtatttctatatttattttatgctttatttattattaattttgaaaaccactataaccatttgaatccgcctaactgagatttgcaagatgaccatagattgcttcataccgacaatctctgtaggatcgacccttactcacgtaagatttattacttggacgacccagtgcacttgctggttggttgtgcagagttgtgacaaagtgtgattcccgtttgagagcaccaagtcattggagccattgttgatgatcacaattttgtgcaccagccACGTGTTCCTTATATTTGAATAACTAACCATGCCACATGTAAGCAAACATAGCTTCGGTGGACACTAAACTTGTTTTTCATCAAATGGTTCAcgtgaaattttgatttttgtcaCTGTTAGTTTATTCATCACAAggaacattttattttctaccTTAACAAGACAAATTTACAAGATGATGTAAGACATGGTTTTTCTTTTCATGAATCTTAGTCTTAGAGCAAATGTGACTTTCTTGAAACTCATAGCACAtgtagaacaccaaacttaatgtttggctATATACTTCAATAAAATGAATGAGTATATATCCTAAGATCGTTATATGATCATCATACTTGGAAAGCCATTTTAGAGTGCCTTTAGGCATACCAAACTTAGGAATCAGACATATGCCTTAAAATAATGTATGCAACCATCAAATCTACCCATGAAAACTCATATTCATGCTAGAAGAaccattaattattgatatgaaaataaaagcaagaCTATTAAATCATGGGCTGCCTCCCATGGAGCGCTCATTTAGTGTCACTAGTTTGACGTCAGTTCTCTGTTAGGGTGACTGATGATTATAGTGCTTCAGCTTGTCTCCTTTCACTGTGAGCTTTTTTCCTGTGCTTTGATGAAGAATCTCCATATGTTTCAACGAGAGTATTTTGTTGACAGTGTAATATTCATCAGATTGTGGGAATGTCTCCAGCTGTTGGTAGATCAGTTTCACTTTGTTTCCTTCTGAGAActcttcagttgggattttcttatttctccacccttttggaacccatttttttcttctttcctttctttggtGACCCTTCTTTCTTTGCAGTAGGCTTTATGTCAGGGGCTTTCTTAATGATCAATCTTGTAACCTCTTTTTGCAATCCCTTCTCAGCCTTCTTTTCCTCATGatccttttgtttttcttcattGTTAGTTCTCTGTACCAAGGATGAGTTGATGGGTGCTTCCTTGGGTTTTTCCTTCCAGTTTAGATCTACCTCCTCAATTCTCATGCAACCTTTCTTTTCAACAGGATGTTGTATCTCCTTAAAGACATTTAGAGTGATCTGCTCATCATGTGCTCTCAAGGTCATTTCTCCTTTCTCCACATCAATGATTGCCCTTGCTGTGGTTAGGAAAGGCTTCCTAATATGATAGAATCGCCTCCCTCTTCATCTAGATCCAGAATCACAAAATCCGCTGGAAATATGAACTTTCCCACCTTGACTAAGAGATTCTTAACCACTCCATTGGGGATTACCATTGATCTATCAGCAAGTTGCAAGGACATCCTTATaggcttttcttcttctatagACAACCTTCTCATCGTAGATAAAGGCATCAGATTGATACTTGATCTTAGATCACACAGTGCCTTATCAATGGACATGTTGTCAATAGTGCAAGGCAAAAAGAAGCTTCTAGGATCCTTGAGTTTTGGTGGGAGACCCTTTTGAAttactgcactgcattcttgtGTCAAGATCACGGTCTCCTTCTcattccagcttctcttcttgttaATGAGTTCCTTGAGAAATTTTACATATaagggcatttgctccaatACTTCAGCAAGTGGGAGATTGATTTCCATCTTCTTAAAAACCTCCAGAAACTTGGAAAATTATTGGTCTTTGAGCTCTCTTTGCAACCTTTGAGGATATGGTAGAGGAGGAATGTAAGGTTTCACCACCTTCCTCTATTCTTGTGGAAGCTCTTCCATGgcttgttttccttttcttgaagCTTGTGGCTCTTCCTCTTTCTGATTGGACGTCTCTTGGTCATGCTTGTCCTCCTCTGCTGGCTTCTTGTTAGCTTCTTTGTCATTCCCTAATAAAgtctttccacttcttaattgaatggccttgcattcttcttTAGGATTGGGGATGGTATCACTTGGAAAAGCATTGGTTGGTCTTTCAACTGGCTGTTTGGATAGCTGTACAATTTGTCTTTCCAAATTTCTCAGTGAGGCTTCATGATTTTTGTTGGCCAATTCTTGATGCTTCATTATCttctccatcatcatctcaAGATTGGATATTCTTTGGGACTCTTGTGGTAGTTGTGGCTGGGTAAGGGATGTAGATGGTGAATGATAGTTGTTTTAGTTAGTTGATGGGTTATTTGGTGGATAGTAGTTGGATGGGGGTTgattattttatggttttttgtATGGATTTTGGTTAGTGGTTTGATGATTGTGGTGGTTTGTGTTGCGGGAGTTGTTTTGGTTGGAGTTTCTTTGCCAAGAATTTTGGTTTTCTCCCTACTTTAGATTGGGGTGGTTCCTCCAAGATGAGTTATAAGTGTCTCCATGGAACTCATTTTGTCCAGCACCTTGATTTTGCATATACTGCACTTGTTCAGGATGTTGCTCTTCATAACTCTCTTCTTGTTGTCCCCACACCACTGGTGGTTGATTTGTGGTGCTCACTGCTGCAAGCTGCAGGCCATCCAtcctttttgacatcatttcaATTTATTGTTGAAGTTGCTGATGCAtaatcttgttttgagccaagaTTGTATCAACTCCTTCAAGCTCAAATACGCCTCTCTTTGGAGCTGCTTGCCTTTTAGAGGAGTAAAAATACTCATTGTTGGCCACCATGTCTATAAGATCATGTGCTTTTTGAGCAGTTTTCATCATTTGCAATGATCCTCCTGAAGAATAGTCCAAAGCCTTTCTTGAACTCATGGTcaagccttcataaaaattttgtagCTCCACCCATTCACTGAACATTCCCTCTAGGCACCTTTTGATCAAAGCTTTATAcatctcccatgcttcatacaaTGATTCTCCTTCTAgttgcctgaaggtttgtacATCAGTTTTTAGCTTAATGACTCTCTGAAGGGGGTAGAATTTGGCTAGAAATTTGctaaccaaatcatcccaattgGTGATGCTTTCTTTAGGGAAGGTTTCTAGCCAATGTGTGGCTTTGTCTCTCAGTGAGAATGGAAATAACAAAAGCTTATAGATGTCAGGGTGGACTCCATTTGTTTTGACAATGTCACAAATTCTCAAAAATACAGAgagatgttggtttggatcttcaacAGCACTTCCTCCATATTGACAATTCTTCTGAACTAGAGTGATCAGTTGAGGCTTGAGTTCAAAGTTATTAGCATGGACATTGGGAGTCaagatgctactcccacagttTCTTGGGTTGAGGATAGTGTAAGAAGCTGAAACTCTTCTCTGAGACTGACCATTGTTGTTGGCTACATCCTCTGGTGGATTCGGAAGGTTaccctccatctcttgatcttcttcttctgattcttcttctccaatcactCCCTTCCCCCTTACTTCCCTTCTCAATCTCAAGAATGTTCTCtctggttcagaatcaaaggaggTGGATGCACCTCTCCTCCCTCCTGGCATACAACACAAACAAACTGAAAACACAAAAATAGGGCACTCTGTTGCTAGAGTGAGATTATAGTTAGCAGAAACAAaatctcaaacagttagtgtgcttagtaaaaacaaagaaaaatgcttaatctagattatcacctacttaatcattgtcaatctaaatcaatccccggcaatggcgccaaaaacttgatgggtaAAAattgattccacacaaactaactggcaagtgtCCCGGGttacatcaagtagtaaaactcacaaaagtgagatcgatcccacagggattgatggattaatcAACTTTAGTTGGGTAATGAATTTAGTTTAGCTGATAGTAATGATTTAAGTGAATTTTGATTGACAAAATATAAATTCCAAGAAAtctaaattgcagaatgtaaaaggcttgaaaagtaaatggcaagaagtTTAAATTGCTGAgacttagagtgcaagaaattaaaagaactaaatcttaaattgcaagaaatgtaaataactaaATCTTAAAGTGTAGGAAATTAAAactgcagaaacttaaatggcaaggaagcTTAAATTGCATAAATTATAAAGGGAATCGGGTGTAGAGAattcaaaacagaaaaagacaatgtaaattgcagtgaaATCAGA
This sequence is a window from Arachis duranensis cultivar V14167 chromosome 2, aradu.V14167.gnm2.J7QH, whole genome shotgun sequence. Protein-coding genes within it:
- the LOC107474153 gene encoding uncharacterized protein LOC107474153, with the protein product MEINLPLAEVLEQMPLYVKFLKELINKKRSWNEKETVILTQECSAVIQKGLPPKLKDPRSFFLPCTIDNMSIDKALCDLRSSINLMPLSTMRRLSIEEEKPIRMSLQLADRSMVIPNGVVKNLLVKVGKFIFPADFVILDLDEEGGDSIILGSLS